In the Chroococcidiopsis sp. SAG 2025 genome, one interval contains:
- a CDS encoding caspase family protein, protein MALEWAAQVIGINYYPDYINLKPLTAASEDAEKIAEQLEQYGYRTFRVQRLPKTSNQKGESEIDYQGAVKAKELREAIANLLNPPLPNPIPETALFFFSGHGWYHTINGKREVFLATSDAFPEEKIYGISLSWLGEQLQKSQVKRVIVWLDCCYSGELIKFVPTDKDYCLITATRSYETGVEILHEQGLLTKYLLEGLNPQNDPDGIVNSYKLAAFIQKQMAQTGQCPLIANSNRAIPLTTELPQKSFQDKCPYRSLSYFSENKEDAEVFYGRELLIKQLIQKVENKQRLIAVVGASGSGKSSLLRAGLLYHLRLGQEIPGSDRWIYITPFTPKETPIKSLLAAFSNSFPALFSQQKTTTNILHILIEEIKSLNTPTVLIIDQFEECFTMCDESKQEEFFDCLGELIDDVETICILIGMRSDFRGRLREYPQLAEKIHKPFIVEHLNPQEIEEAITKPANLVGLGIEGTLKQQLINDVEGYSGSLPLLQYTLTELWRESRKQGDEFLRLEIYQNLGGIEGTLQKRADEVYHSLLAAEKIVARRIFLELTQIGETTDTRRRVRLQEMVNSHHSLDLLQRVSEKLADKDARLITKTDDLDSQEIVLDVVHEALLRYWTLLNEWKRKYQNAIVSERKIEAAAREWQENDRESEYLLQATRLGLAEEYLIRYGSLGMLNGIAEEYIQESQKLRDRKLQEEESRRQQELETAQKIAQAEEKARQAAEQRAEEQAKTNKKLRRIRAILIIVSVSAIVAAGISIFSWHYAKRQATNAELGEKVTKIDYSLKTQPVERLVLAIQATGQSLSELNRVTSRVTTAVESSLLQVLQTDIRERNRLSSGWAAAISPDGATIVTGSSDRNLQLWDRKGQAIGKPFVGHTDSVQSVAFSPDGKSIVSGSRDSSVRLWNLQGKPIGEPFVGHTGFVYSVGFSPDGKSIVSGSGDNSVRLWNLQGKPMGKPFEGHKGFVYSVGFSPDGKSIVSGSGDNSVRLWDLQGKPIGKPFVGHRNFVQSIAFSPDGKSIVSGSGDNTLRLWNLQGQAIGKPFVGHTNYVLSVAFSPDGKSIVSGSNDNSVRLWDLQGKPIGKPLVGHTQRVYSVGFSPDGKSIVSGSDDNSVRLWDLQGQAIGKSFVARTNSVWSVAFSPDGKSIVSGSGDNSVRLWNLQGQAIGKPFVGHTNSVWSVAFSPDGKHIASGSNDNTLRLWNLQGQAIGKPFVGHTNYVNSVTFSPDGKSIASGSGDNTLRLWNLQGQAIGKPFVGHTNYVLSVAFSPDGKFIASGSDDNSVRLWDLQGRPIGKPFIGHTNSVWSVAFSPDGKFIVSGSDDNTLRLWNLQGQPIGKPLVGHTDSVFSVAFSPDGKSIVSGSRDNTLRLWDLQGQLMSILQGHENTIFSVAFSPNGRYIVSGSQDNTLRLWDRELKVEQLLKIACNQLREHPVLAKDKDASDTCLRWGGWNDR, encoded by the coding sequence ATGGCATTAGAATGGGCAGCTCAAGTTATTGGGATTAATTACTATCCAGATTACATTAATTTAAAACCGCTAACCGCAGCATCGGAAGATGCGGAAAAAATTGCCGAACAATTAGAACAATACGGTTATAGAACCTTTCGCGTTCAGCGTTTACCTAAAACATCAAACCAAAAAGGGGAAAGTGAAATTGATTATCAAGGAGCGGTAAAAGCAAAAGAATTGCGAGAAGCAATTGCTAATCTTTTAAATCCCCCTCTTCCAAACCCGATCCCAGAAACAGCTTTATTTTTCTTTTCAGGACATGGATGGTATCACACTATTAATGGAAAAAGGGAAGTTTTTTTAGCGACTAGCGACGCATTCCCTGAAGAAAAAATTTATGGTATATCCCTAAGTTGGCTAGGAGAGCAATTACAAAAAAGCCAAGTTAAACGAGTTATTGTTTGGCTAGATTGTTGCTATAGCGGTGAGTTGATTAAATTTGTTCCCACAGATAAAGACTACTGTTTAATTACCGCTACCCGTTCTTATGAAACTGGAGTAGAAATTCTCCACGAACAGGGATTGCTGACAAAATACTTACTTGAAGGATTAAATCCTCAAAACGATCCAGATGGAATTGTGAATAGTTATAAATTGGCAGCTTTTATTCAAAAGCAAATGGCACAAACAGGTCAGTGTCCCTTAATTGCCAATTCTAACCGAGCAATCCCGCTAACGACTGAATTACCTCAAAAAAGCTTTCAAGATAAATGTCCCTATCGTTCTCTATCGTATTTTAGCGAGAATAAAGAAGACGCAGAGGTTTTTTATGGGCGGGAATTACTGATAAAACAGTTAATTCAAAAAGTAGAAAATAAGCAGCGTTTGATTGCTGTAGTAGGAGCTTCTGGTAGTGGAAAATCCTCTTTATTACGAGCTGGATTACTTTATCACTTAAGGCTAGGGCAAGAAATTCCAGGTAGCGATCGCTGGATATATATTACTCCCTTTACTCCAAAAGAAACTCCAATCAAAAGTTTATTGGCAGCTTTTTCAAACTCATTTCCCGCTTTGTTCTCGCAGCAAAAGACAACGACAAATATTTTGCATATTTTGATCGAAGAAATAAAATCATTAAATACACCTACTGTTTTAATTATCGATCAGTTTGAAGAATGCTTTACCATGTGCGATGAAAGCAAGCAGGAAGAATTCTTTGATTGTTTGGGGGAACTAATTGACGACGTAGAAACAATTTGTATTTTAATTGGAATGCGATCGGATTTTCGGGGAAGATTGCGAGAATATCCTCAATTAGCCGAAAAAATTCATAAACCTTTCATTGTCGAACATTTAAACCCTCAAGAAATTGAAGAAGCTATTACTAAACCTGCCAATTTAGTAGGATTAGGTATAGAAGGAACGTTGAAACAGCAGCTAATCAACGATGTTGAAGGTTATTCTGGGAGCTTGCCCTTATTGCAATATACCCTAACAGAATTATGGCGGGAGTCAAGAAAGCAAGGAGATGAGTTTCTCCGCCTAGAGATCTATCAAAATTTAGGTGGCATTGAGGGAACGCTACAAAAACGGGCAGATGAAGTTTATCACAGTCTTTTAGCAGCAGAAAAAATTGTGGCGCGGCGAATTTTTCTAGAATTGACTCAAATTGGAGAAACAACAGATACACGGCGGCGCGTGCGTTTACAAGAGATGGTGAATTCCCACCATTCTCTCGATCTGCTGCAACGAGTGAGTGAAAAGTTAGCTGATAAAGATGCACGTTTAATTACAAAAACAGACGATCTCGACTCTCAAGAAATCGTTTTAGATGTCGTTCACGAGGCTTTGCTGCGCTACTGGACGCTGTTAAATGAGTGGAAAAGAAAATATCAAAACGCGATCGTTAGCGAACGCAAAATTGAAGCTGCTGCACGGGAATGGCAGGAGAACGATCGCGAATCTGAATACTTGCTTCAAGCAACAAGACTAGGTTTAGCAGAGGAGTATTTAATCAGGTACGGCAGTTTGGGAATGTTGAATGGGATAGCAGAGGAGTATATTCAGGAAAGTCAAAAACTACGCGATCGCAAACTTCAAGAAGAAGAAAGCCGCAGACAGCAAGAACTAGAAACAGCACAAAAAATAGCACAAGCCGAAGAAAAGGCACGTCAAGCAGCAGAACAACGTGCAGAAGAACAAGCCAAGACTAACAAAAAGCTTCGTCGGATTAGGGCAATTTTGATAATTGTATCTGTATCGGCTATAGTTGCCGCAGGAATTAGTATATTTTCTTGGCACTATGCTAAGAGACAGGCAACCAATGCCGAATTAGGAGAAAAAGTTACCAAAATAGATTATTCACTAAAAACACAGCCTGTAGAGCGATTAGTTCTTGCCATTCAAGCAACTGGACAGAGTTTATCAGAGCTGAACAGAGTAACGTCTAGAGTAACGACTGCCGTTGAATCTAGTTTATTGCAAGTTCTCCAAACCGACATCAGAGAACGAAATCGGTTGAGTTCGGGTTGGGCTGCTGCTATTAGCCCCGATGGCGCGACAATTGTTACAGGTAGCTCAGACAGGAATTTACAATTATGGGATCGTAAAGGACAAGCGATCGGCAAACCGTTTGTCGGACATACAGATTCTGTTCAGTCGGTCGCTTTTAGTCCCGATGGCAAGTCGATTGTCAGTGGTAGTAGGGACAGCAGCGTGCGCTTATGGAATCTGCAAGGAAAACCAATTGGCGAACCGTTTGTCGGACATACGGGTTTTGTCTACTCAGTCGGCTTTAGTCCCGATGGCAAGTCGATTGTCAGTGGTAGTGGTGACAATAGCGTGCGCTTATGGAATCTGCAAGGAAAACCAATGGGCAAACCGTTTGAAGGGCATAAAGGTTTTGTCTACTCAGTCGGCTTTAGTCCCGATGGCAAGTCGATTGTCAGTGGTAGTGGTGACAACAGCGTGCGGTTGTGGGATCTGCAAGGAAAACCGATCGGCAAACCGTTTGTCGGACATAGAAATTTTGTCCAGTCGATCGCCTTTAGTCCCGATGGTAAGTCTATTGTTAGTGGCAGTGGTGACAACACCCTGCGCTTGTGGAATTTGCAAGGACAAGCGATCGGCAAACCGTTTGTCGGACATACAAATTATGTTTTGTCAGTTGCCTTTAGTCCCGATGGCAAGTCGATTGTCAGTGGTAGCAATGACAACAGCGTGCGTTTATGGGATTTACAAGGAAAACCAATTGGCAAACCGCTTGTCGGGCATACACAGCGTGTCTACTCAGTCGGCTTTAGTCCCGATGGCAAGTCGATTGTCAGTGGCAGCGACGACAACAGCGTGCGGTTGTGGGATCTGCAAGGACAAGCGATCGGCAAATCGTTTGTCGCACGTACCAATTCTGTCTGGTCAGTTGCCTTTAGTCCTGATGGCAAGTCGATTGTCAGTGGTAGTGGTGACAATAGCGTGCGGTTGTGGAATTTGCAAGGACAAGCGATCGGCAAACCTTTTGTCGGACACACAAATTCTGTCTGGTCAGTTGCCTTTAGTCCTGATGGCAAGCACATTGCTAGTGGTAGTAATGACAACACCCTACGTTTGTGGAATTTGCAAGGACAAGCGATCGGCAAACCTTTTGTCGGACATACAAATTATGTTAACTCAGTCACTTTCAGTCCCGATGGCAAGTCTATTGCTAGTGGTAGTGGTGACAACACCCTGCGCTTGTGGAATTTGCAAGGACAAGCGATCGGCAAACCTTTTGTCGGACATACAAATTATGTTTTGTCAGTCGCCTTTAGTCCTGACGGCAAGTTTATTGCTAGTGGTAGTGATGACAACAGCGTGCGTTTATGGGATCTGCAAGGAAGACCGATCGGCAAACCGTTTATCGGACATACAAATTCTGTCTGGTCAGTCGCCTTTAGTCCCGATGGTAAGTTTATTGTCAGTGGCAGTGATGACAACACCCTGCGCTTGTGGAATTTGCAAGGGCAGCCGATTGGTAAACCATTGGTAGGACATACGGATTCTGTTTTCTCAGTTGCCTTTAGTCCCGATGGCAAGTCGATTGTCAGTGGTAGTCGGGACAACACCTTGCGCTTATGGGATTTGCAAGGGCAACTTATGAGCATTCTTCAAGGACATGAGAATACAATATTCTCAGTCGCCTTCAGTCCCAATGGTAGGTACATTGTCAGTGGTAGCCAGGACAACACTTTGCGGTTGTGGGATCGAGAGCTTAAGGTCGAACAGTTGCTCAAAATAGCATGTAACCAACTGCGCGAACATCCCGTGTTAGCTAAAGATAAAGATGCTAGTGATACTTGTCTGAGATGGGGTGGCTGGAACGATCGCTAG
- a CDS encoding murein transglycosylase A produces MRKKIASIALGVGITILATSVSPVARAVPRLLSVTQQKNVECCQPDLLGLDEQIWGENGQSGDWRSLLRSIDHSLKYIQSPAAARAYRKYPIKGITRDRVWRSLVRFRQLVVKSRTPAELQAAVRREFDFYQSSGRNGRGEVLFTAYYEPIYLASRVPTAEFRYPLYRLPPNFAKLQRLTRWQLEGKDGLSGSKNRLRGLEIVWLRDRLEALLVQIQGSARLLLPDGKMITLGYAGKTAHPYVSLGKELAKDGKLPLSGLTLPVMIDYFRRYPEELSNYIPRVRGFVFFRETHGAPATGSLGVPVTAERSIATDKSLMPPGALALMQTELPFASNFGQLEYRHVSRYVLDQDTGSAIKGPGRVDYFMGTGQRAGDRAGVTGSRGHLYYLLLKQ; encoded by the coding sequence ATGAGAAAGAAGATAGCTTCAATCGCCCTTGGTGTGGGGATTACAATTCTTGCTACTAGCGTGTCACCCGTCGCCCGTGCAGTACCGCGTTTGTTGAGCGTGACACAACAAAAAAATGTTGAATGCTGTCAGCCGGATCTCTTGGGATTAGACGAGCAAATCTGGGGTGAAAACGGGCAGTCAGGAGACTGGCGATCGCTACTACGATCGATCGACCATAGTTTGAAGTATATTCAATCGCCAGCAGCGGCGAGGGCATATCGCAAGTATCCAATTAAAGGGATTACCCGCGATCGCGTTTGGCGCAGTTTAGTGCGCTTTCGGCAATTAGTCGTGAAATCTCGTACTCCTGCCGAACTACAAGCCGCAGTCAGGCGCGAATTTGATTTCTATCAATCCTCTGGGCGCAATGGCAGGGGAGAAGTCTTATTTACGGCATATTACGAACCGATATATTTAGCCAGTCGCGTCCCCACCGCAGAATTTCGCTATCCCCTTTATCGTCTACCTCCTAATTTTGCTAAATTGCAACGCTTAACTCGGTGGCAATTAGAAGGTAAAGATGGCTTGTCGGGATCGAAAAATCGGTTGCGAGGGCTAGAAATTGTCTGGCTGCGCGATCGCCTAGAAGCACTGTTAGTCCAAATTCAAGGATCTGCCCGTTTGCTGCTTCCAGATGGCAAGATGATAACTCTCGGTTATGCTGGCAAAACAGCCCATCCCTACGTCAGTCTTGGTAAGGAACTCGCAAAAGACGGCAAGTTGCCTTTAAGCGGTTTAACCTTACCCGTGATGATCGATTATTTCCGCAGGTATCCAGAGGAACTGAGTAACTATATCCCCCGCGTGCGCGGTTTCGTCTTCTTTCGCGAAACTCATGGCGCACCTGCAACTGGTAGTTTGGGAGTACCAGTAACAGCAGAACGTTCGATCGCGACGGATAAATCTCTAATGCCTCCTGGCGCGTTAGCATTGATGCAAACTGAATTGCCTTTCGCCAGTAATTTCGGTCAGTTAGAGTATCGGCATGTTAGCCGCTACGTATTAGATCAGGATACTGGTAGCGCCATCAAGGGACCGGGTAGGGTAGATTATTTCATGGGTACGGGGCAACGTGCAGGCGATCGCGCTGGGGTGACAGGTAGTCGGGGACACCTCTACTATTTGTTGCTGAAACAGTAA